The following proteins come from a genomic window of Miscanthus floridulus cultivar M001 chromosome 2, ASM1932011v1, whole genome shotgun sequence:
- the LOC136539988 gene encoding WUSCHEL-related homeobox 6-like — protein MEGSSNSPDRQSSGGSPEERGNGGSGGRGTGEPVRSRWTPKPEQILILESIFNSGMVNPPKDETVRIRKLLERFGAVGDANVFYWFQNRRSRSRRRQRQMQAAATAAAAAAASSAANSSPAASATVGSLPSGVLQYPLSMGGTACQYEQQASSSSSSGSTGDSLGLFALGAGVPGTGGGYFQASCGASSPLATGLMGDVDSSSGGSDDLFAISRQMGFAASGPVASASVAPSTTTAHQQQYYSCQSPAATITVFINGVTMEVPRGPIDLRAMFGQDVMLVHSTGALLPVNDYGILTQSLQMGESYFLVARPT, from the exons atggaggggagcagcaaCAGTCCGGACAGGCAGTCGTCGGGCGGCAGCCCTGAGGAGCGCGGAAACGGTGGTAGCGGAGGCCGGGGCACCGGGGAGCCGGTGCGGTCGCGGTGGACGCCGAAGCCGGAGCAGATACTGATCCTCGAGTCCATCTTCAACAGCGGCATGGTCAACCCGCCCAAGGATGAAACCGTCCGCATCCGCAAGCTGCTCGAGCGCTTCGGCGCCGTCGGGGACGCCAACGTCTTCTACTGGTTCCAGAACCGACGCTCCCGCtcgcgccgccgccagcgccagatgcaggccgccgccaccgccgcggcggcggcagcggcctcCTCCGCGGCCAACAGCTCTCCCGCGGCTAGCGCCACCGTCGGCAGCCTTCCTTCTGGTGTTCTACAATATCCCTTGTCCATGGGCGGGACCGCCTGCCAGTATGAGCAGCAGGCgagctcctcgtcgtcgtcgggaAGCACTGGGGACTCTCTTGGGCTGTTCGCGCTCGGGGCCGGGGTGCCCGGCACCGGCGGTGGGTACTTCCAGGCGTCGTGTGGCGCTTCGTCGCCGCTGGCGACAGGGCTGATGGGGGACGTGGACAGCAGCAGTGGCGGCAGCGACGATCTCTTCGCCATCTCCCGGCAGATGGGGTTCGCGGCGAGCGGCcccgtcgcctcggcctcggtggcGCCGAGCACCACTACGGCACACCAGCAGCAGTATTACTCATGCCAATCGCCTGCAG CGACGATCACGGTGTTCATCAACGGAGTCACAATGGAGGTTCCCAGGGGTCCAATAGACTTGCGAGCCATGTTCGGCCAGGACGTGATGCTCGTCCATTCCACCGGGGCCCTCCTCCCAGTCAACGACTATGGAATTCTAACGCAGAGCTTGCAGATGGGTGAAAGCTATTTCTTG GTAGCAAGGCCAACTTAA